A single genomic interval of Candidatus Poribacteria bacterium harbors:
- the prfA gene encoding peptide chain release factor 1, translating into MFEKLKDIENRYAEVEQALGDPAQISNQQRLMELSKTHAELSPIVSAYQEYQQLESAVEDTRFLIESETDAEMVALAQEELDSLTVKQEELTEELKLLLIPKDPNDKKNVIIEIRAGTGGEEASLFASELFRMYNRYAERQNWKLELLNSNATGLKGFKEVVFSIEGENAYSQLKYEGGIHRVQRIPATEASGRIHTSAATVAVLPEAEELDLAIDEATELRIDTYRSSGPGGQSVNTTDSAIRITHIPTGLVVTCQDEKSQHKNRSKAMKILRARLQEQKESELNSERAETRRSMVGSGDRSEKIRTYNFPQSRVTDHRIQFSTYQLDAVLDGDIQVFIERLTTADQAEKLKEA; encoded by the coding sequence ATGTTTGAAAAACTCAAAGATATTGAAAACAGATACGCTGAAGTCGAACAGGCACTTGGGGACCCGGCACAAATTTCCAATCAACAACGTTTAATGGAATTATCGAAAACGCACGCGGAACTCTCCCCAATTGTGTCTGCTTATCAAGAGTACCAGCAGTTAGAATCAGCAGTCGAAGATACGCGTTTCCTGATAGAATCGGAAACGGATGCTGAAATGGTAGCGTTAGCACAGGAAGAGTTGGACAGTCTCACTGTGAAACAAGAAGAACTCACCGAAGAACTTAAGCTACTCCTGATTCCGAAAGACCCAAACGATAAAAAGAACGTCATCATCGAAATTCGGGCAGGTACGGGTGGTGAAGAAGCGAGTCTTTTTGCGTCCGAATTGTTTCGGATGTATAACCGCTATGCTGAACGTCAAAACTGGAAACTGGAACTACTCAATTCAAATGCGACAGGACTAAAAGGGTTTAAAGAGGTTGTCTTCTCGATTGAAGGAGAGAACGCCTACAGCCAACTGAAATATGAAGGCGGTATACATCGTGTGCAGCGAATTCCAGCAACAGAGGCGAGTGGACGCATTCACACATCCGCCGCAACGGTAGCCGTTCTCCCAGAAGCAGAAGAACTCGATTTGGCAATCGATGAAGCGACCGAACTGCGAATTGATACCTACCGATCTTCCGGTCCTGGAGGACAAAGCGTTAACACAACCGATTCCGCCATTCGTATTACACACATCCCCACCGGTCTGGTTGTGACATGCCAAGACGAAAAATCGCAACATAAAAATCGCTCCAAAGCGATGAAGATTCTCCGCGCCCGCCTCCAGGAACAAAAAGAATCTGAACTCAACAGTGAAAGAGCCGAAACCCGCAGATCTATGGTTGGCAGTGGCGACAGGAGCGAGAAAATTCGCACCTATAACTTCCCGCAATCTCGTGTAACCGACCACCGGATCCAATTCAGTACCTATCAACTCGATGCCGTTTTAGACGGCGACATACAAGTGTTTATTGAACGGCTAACAACTGCAGATCAGGCAGAGAAGTTGAAAGAGGCTTAA
- the rpmE gene encoding 50S ribosomal protein L31: MKPEIHPEMVECVITCVCGATHETLAIQPQMRVDICGKCHPFYTGQQARFIDTAGRVESFRRRYGQTEADNN, from the coding sequence ATGAAACCCGAAATTCATCCGGAAATGGTAGAATGTGTTATCACATGCGTTTGCGGCGCGACTCATGAAACGCTCGCGATTCAACCGCAAATGCGTGTAGATATTTGTGGGAAATGCCACCCATTCTACACCGGGCAACAAGCCCGATTCATTGACACTGCCGGACGCGTTGAAAGTTTCCGCCGACGTTACGGACAGACTGAAGCAGATAACAATTAG
- a CDS encoding tetratricopeptide repeat protein, which translates to MKAVQITHTNPLALSHFQQATLSYKQACYVESIQHYLAGLKLGAAQHHYIYADLAKAYEMIGEWDTALACLDIALRLCPESPTALRRKARILDEKACYDTLICLDGFKKPPPRKFLKQLQENTTKFSKQVVNSEFFSLTCNSEINPQTVWNICRLIYRTYSELGETLGCYPVSPVSISIENTNGVAKSRYSLPKWASGCYDGSIRLAYCTAGEPVLSILYALLRHEWVHLLVHHLANGHCPAWLDEGLAQSLARPMFQSEGLELQKAVQTERLLPFTVLSTPFSLLSPKCRKLAYIQSTAIVEFLIQQFGFPKIRTLLYQLSKGTTIETAIEQAFERSLVEIPLAGTF; encoded by the coding sequence ATGAAGGCAGTGCAGATAACGCATACCAATCCATTGGCATTATCACATTTTCAGCAAGCAACGCTCAGTTATAAACAGGCTTGCTACGTTGAATCTATCCAACATTATCTCGCTGGCTTGAAATTGGGAGCGGCACAGCATCACTATATTTATGCCGATCTCGCGAAAGCTTATGAGATGATTGGAGAATGGGATACGGCATTGGCATGCTTAGACATAGCCCTTCGGTTATGTCCAGAGTCGCCAACAGCTCTTAGGCGTAAAGCACGCATTCTTGATGAGAAAGCATGTTATGATACACTGATCTGTTTGGACGGCTTTAAGAAACCGCCGCCTCGAAAATTCCTTAAACAATTGCAAGAGAACACCACAAAGTTCTCTAAACAGGTTGTAAATTCGGAATTTTTCAGTCTCACCTGTAATTCCGAGATAAATCCGCAAACGGTGTGGAACATCTGCCGACTCATTTACCGAACCTATTCAGAACTCGGTGAAACATTAGGGTGTTACCCCGTTTCTCCAGTTTCTATCTCAATTGAAAACACAAACGGTGTTGCCAAATCTCGATATTCTCTGCCAAAGTGGGCAAGTGGATGCTACGATGGTAGTATCCGTTTGGCATACTGCACAGCTGGCGAGCCTGTCCTTAGTATCCTATATGCCCTGCTACGACATGAGTGGGTTCATTTGCTGGTTCACCATCTGGCAAACGGACATTGCCCTGCATGGCTTGATGAGGGACTGGCACAAAGTCTCGCACGCCCTATGTTCCAGTCTGAAGGGCTTGAATTGCAAAAAGCAGTTCAGACGGAACGTCTACTTCCGTTTACGGTACTGAGCACACCATTTAGCCTACTCAGTCCGAAATGCCGGAAATTGGCATATATTCAATCCACAGCGATAGTAGAATTTCTCATCCAACAATTCGGTTTCCCTAAAATCCGCACGCTGCTTTACCAATTGAGCAAGGGTACCACGATTGAGACTGCAATTGAACAGGCGTTTGAACGAAGTTTGGTGGAAATCCCGCTTGCAGGCACGTTCTAA
- a CDS encoding tetratricopeptide repeat protein — protein sequence MITASLLISIIVFATSATADGTIQQYRYAEQLFESGDYQAARREYKRLLFYQPDTEFRDVADYRIAQSYYYQKEPDRAERLFHEFLGSYPNSPFRFQSQLMIGQLQFDAGAYSLARTTLFELLHASEDTEVVAAAHYLRGWCYVHTSEWNKAITELRRADTLQIDTSQRKKARRLADTLLAETPLPHKSPQMAGWLSTVVPGSGQLYVGSVKEGVLAAALSGTFIYLAVDAIRERRYVDCTGIALVGWQFYWGNRINARQLASEYNKNYEQELIQTLKRQAKGVSP from the coding sequence ATGATAACTGCAAGTCTTTTAATCTCCATCATAGTTTTTGCGACGAGTGCGACTGCTGATGGAACAATTCAGCAATACCGTTACGCAGAGCAACTTTTTGAATCGGGCGACTATCAAGCAGCGAGGCGTGAGTATAAACGCCTTCTGTTTTATCAACCTGATACAGAATTCAGGGATGTAGCGGATTATCGGATCGCACAGAGTTATTACTACCAAAAGGAACCCGACCGTGCTGAACGTCTGTTTCATGAATTCTTAGGCTCCTATCCAAATTCGCCTTTCCGGTTTCAGAGCCAGTTGATGATTGGACAACTCCAATTTGATGCAGGCGCGTATTCACTGGCACGGACCACGCTCTTTGAACTTCTGCACGCAAGTGAGGACACAGAAGTCGTGGCAGCGGCACACTATCTACGCGGCTGGTGTTATGTCCATACGAGCGAGTGGAACAAGGCTATTACAGAATTACGGCGAGCGGATACGCTTCAGATTGATACGTCCCAGAGAAAAAAGGCGCGTCGATTAGCGGATACGCTCCTTGCAGAAACACCGCTGCCACACAAATCACCGCAAATGGCAGGATGGCTCTCCACAGTTGTCCCTGGAAGCGGGCAGCTTTATGTCGGAAGCGTTAAAGAAGGTGTCCTCGCGGCAGCACTGAGCGGAACGTTCATCTACCTTGCGGTAGATGCGATTCGTGAACGCCGATACGTTGACTGTACCGGCATCGCTTTAGTTGGTTGGCAATTCTACTGGGGGAACCGCATCAATGCCAGACAACTCGCTTCCGAATACAACAAAAACTACGAACAGGAACTCATCCAAACGTTGAAACGCCAAGCCAAAGGGGTTTCACCGTAG
- the rho gene encoding transcription termination factor Rho → MESLDIGKLQEMEFSELKDFALTLGVGEYTGFRKEELINEIIEAKSEGDTQFYGGGVLEILDDRDQRYGFLRSSRSNYLQSNEDIYVSSSQIRRFDLQKGHVVEGLIRPPKKTENKAERYFAMLQIEKVNGETPEAVKQQILFNKLIPIHPYEKFKLEHDPSEFGTRMIDLIAPIGKGQRGLIVAPPYSGKTTLLKNIAAGIEANHPEVILIFLLIDERPEEVTDVARSVKGEVISSTFDEHPERHIQVADMVIEKAKRWAEYGKDVVVLLDSMTRLARAHNVMTPHSGKTLSGGLDAMAFVKPRQFCGAARKFEEGGSLTVIASVLVDTESRQDEYIYEEFKGTANMEIHMERSLLDLRIFPPINIEKSKTRREELLLAPDVLNKVWVLRKFTSQMDSAESLEMLVEQLGRNATNEAFLERMVDNATYGNSSVRNNARPKR, encoded by the coding sequence ATGGAGAGCTTGGACATTGGCAAGCTCCAAGAAATGGAGTTCTCCGAACTCAAAGACTTTGCCTTGACTCTCGGAGTAGGTGAATATACCGGGTTTCGGAAAGAGGAATTAATCAACGAAATTATAGAAGCCAAATCCGAGGGGGACACCCAATTTTACGGTGGCGGCGTTCTGGAAATCCTGGATGACAGGGATCAACGCTACGGCTTCCTGCGTTCATCGCGTTCCAACTATTTGCAGAGTAATGAGGACATCTACGTATCCTCATCGCAAATTCGGCGATTCGATTTACAGAAAGGGCATGTTGTTGAAGGCTTAATTCGTCCGCCTAAGAAGACGGAAAACAAGGCTGAACGTTACTTCGCAATGCTACAAATTGAGAAGGTGAACGGTGAAACGCCAGAAGCGGTTAAGCAGCAGATCCTCTTCAATAAACTTATCCCTATTCATCCGTATGAAAAATTCAAATTGGAACACGATCCGTCAGAATTCGGAACCCGCATGATAGACTTAATCGCGCCGATCGGTAAAGGTCAGCGTGGATTGATTGTCGCTCCTCCGTATAGCGGAAAAACGACGTTGCTGAAAAATATTGCCGCTGGTATTGAAGCGAACCATCCGGAAGTCATTCTCATCTTTCTGCTTATTGATGAGCGTCCTGAAGAAGTTACAGATGTCGCTCGTTCTGTCAAAGGCGAAGTCATCAGCTCGACTTTCGATGAGCACCCCGAACGACACATTCAGGTTGCAGATATGGTGATTGAAAAGGCAAAGCGGTGGGCAGAGTACGGAAAAGATGTCGTCGTTCTATTGGATAGCATGACCCGATTGGCACGTGCACACAATGTCATGACCCCACACAGCGGAAAAACACTGAGTGGTGGTTTAGATGCGATGGCATTTGTGAAGCCGCGCCAGTTCTGCGGTGCAGCCCGAAAATTTGAGGAGGGTGGAAGTTTAACAGTTATTGCCTCCGTACTCGTTGATACGGAAAGCAGGCAAGATGAATACATTTACGAGGAATTCAAAGGTACTGCCAACATGGAAATCCACATGGAACGTTCCTTGTTAGATCTTCGCATCTTCCCACCGATTAACATCGAAAAATCAAAAACACGCCGTGAAGAACTCTTGTTGGCACCAGATGTCCTTAACAAAGTCTGGGTATTACGGAAGTTCACAAGTCAAATGGACAGTGCGGAATCACTCGAAATGCTTGTTGAGCAACTTGGAAGAAATGCCACGAACGAGGCGTTTCTCGAACGGATGGTAGACAATGCGACCTACGGCAACTCATCCGTGAGAAATAACGCGCGTCCGAAGCGGTAA
- a CDS encoding FHA domain-containing protein encodes MRFWKKWRRAGVSADDLKKAEMLEAYTCWLKNEKLSRKQKRLLKEVNNFPELQPLKQLIDFSHYRFEERENVQPPPGAEQRARERVMAEIRGEALETDTASVDGLELQPGYSPQGMGSETTEIMQVDASLPNADALQKWDTEQSITSPEMLKRYNAIRTLSRLHIRFEQKDDDVYVTDLGSSNTTYVDSTRVETPTLIQDGSTLKCGKVSFKVVDIERS; translated from the coding sequence ATGCGCTTCTGGAAGAAATGGCGGAGAGCCGGTGTCTCGGCTGACGACCTGAAAAAGGCAGAAATGCTGGAAGCTTATACGTGTTGGCTGAAAAACGAAAAGTTATCACGTAAGCAGAAACGTCTGCTAAAGGAAGTCAATAACTTTCCGGAACTTCAGCCATTGAAACAATTAATAGACTTCTCACACTACCGCTTTGAGGAAAGAGAGAATGTCCAGCCGCCGCCGGGTGCCGAGCAGCGCGCGAGAGAACGCGTGATGGCGGAAATTCGGGGCGAAGCACTGGAAACCGATACGGCTTCGGTAGACGGACTGGAGCTGCAACCCGGTTACAGCCCACAAGGTATGGGCAGCGAAACAACTGAGATCATGCAGGTTGACGCGTCTTTACCCAACGCAGACGCATTGCAGAAGTGGGATACCGAACAATCGATTACATCGCCAGAGATGTTGAAACGTTACAACGCAATCCGGACGCTTTCCCGTTTGCACATCCGATTTGAACAGAAGGATGATGATGTGTATGTTACAGATTTGGGTAGCTCCAACACAACTTATGTTGATAGCACACGCGTTGAAACGCCGACTCTTATTCAAGACGGCTCTACGCTAAAATGTGGAAAAGTGAGTTTCAAAGTCGTCGATATTGAAAGGTCATAA
- a CDS encoding tetratricopeptide repeat protein encodes MKTICSASTQYRQYRRVSCALSLIFFWVFCLPTGMAVGNRQQSAVSKEILFDDGFRVLNADRYFADSLFQAGDYLNAAHEYKRLLFLHPDTPQIDFIAFRVAASYQNAGKLENAIRAYQLLIDTYPKSVLVARAKNNIAQCHVLLGDSERGIASLTRFLSEHKESSLAPRAHFTIGMLHIDKGEWTQASHVWNEVFSTYPESPFAKISDRLARTVKDVDTLPRRSPTVAGVLSALVPGSGQVYSGRTMNGLYAFVSVAVLGSASFYYADQERYEVAVPVGVLGLFLYGNSIYQSVQTARAFNIQQERYFRNRLQQEIRDSGLFGTLSPPKDEIAFVLWKSRF; translated from the coding sequence ATGAAAACCATCTGCTCTGCTTCAACACAATATAGGCAATATAGGCGTGTGAGTTGTGCCTTGTCTCTTATTTTCTTCTGGGTATTCTGCTTACCGACTGGAATGGCTGTCGGAAACCGTCAGCAATCAGCAGTCAGTAAAGAGATTCTCTTTGATGATGGTTTCCGAGTGCTGAACGCTGATCGCTATTTTGCAGATTCGCTTTTCCAAGCGGGTGATTACCTTAACGCTGCTCATGAGTATAAGCGACTCCTCTTTTTACATCCTGATACCCCTCAAATAGACTTCATAGCATTCCGTGTTGCCGCATCTTATCAGAACGCAGGTAAATTAGAAAACGCGATCCGTGCTTATCAACTGCTGATCGACACATATCCGAAAAGCGTCCTCGTCGCGCGTGCGAAAAATAATATCGCGCAGTGCCATGTTCTGTTGGGAGATAGCGAGCGAGGGATCGCATCACTCACACGTTTTCTCTCGGAACATAAGGAGAGCAGTTTGGCACCGCGCGCACATTTCACAATTGGGATGCTCCACATAGATAAGGGAGAATGGACACAAGCAAGCCATGTGTGGAACGAGGTTTTTTCAACTTACCCAGAAAGTCCTTTTGCGAAAATCAGCGATAGATTAGCACGGACAGTCAAAGACGTTGACACGCTCCCGCGCCGTTCTCCGACGGTTGCAGGCGTGCTTTCAGCGTTGGTCCCGGGGAGCGGACAGGTTTATAGCGGACGGACGATGAACGGACTTTACGCCTTTGTCAGCGTGGCAGTTTTAGGGAGTGCGAGCTTCTATTACGCCGACCAAGAACGTTACGAAGTTGCCGTTCCTGTCGGCGTGCTTGGGCTGTTTCTCTATGGCAACAGTATCTATCAGAGTGTCCAGACAGCACGCGCCTTTAACATCCAACAGGAACGATACTTCCGCAATCGGCTCCAACAGGAAATCCGAGATTCAGGGTTATTCGGGACACTATCGCCTCCAAAAGACGAGATAGCATTCGTCCTATGGAAATCCAGGTTCTAA
- a CDS encoding RNA polymerase sigma factor yields the protein MARQISNDLSAVEDTYLATQAKAGNDAAFRQLFDKHYKWVYNKAYRMLGNYQDAEEVASDVFIKVWQKLGKWDTEQGSFQAWLNTVARNTIIDAIRKRDRIRERPLSGLPDDDEQPLSKYEDPCPGPEQELEAAEAQQILESALEQVTKPNHRIAWMLRHLEGYSIAEIARILNRKEGTVKIWIFRCTEELRKILIAKGIQWIY from the coding sequence ATGGCGCGCCAAATATCTAACGATTTATCTGCTGTCGAAGATACCTACCTCGCGACACAAGCGAAAGCAGGCAATGATGCCGCGTTCAGGCAATTGTTCGACAAGCATTATAAATGGGTTTATAACAAAGCTTACCGGATGCTTGGAAACTACCAAGACGCTGAGGAAGTTGCCTCAGATGTATTCATTAAAGTTTGGCAAAAGTTAGGCAAATGGGATACAGAACAGGGTAGTTTTCAAGCGTGGTTAAACACGGTGGCTCGCAATACGATCATCGATGCGATACGGAAACGGGACCGGATTCGGGAACGTCCGCTCAGTGGCTTACCCGACGATGATGAACAGCCGTTGAGTAAGTATGAAGACCCATGCCCGGGTCCCGAGCAAGAATTAGAAGCCGCGGAAGCGCAACAGATTTTGGAGAGTGCCCTTGAACAGGTCACGAAACCAAACCATCGGATCGCGTGGATGTTGCGGCACCTCGAGGGTTATAGTATTGCAGAGATTGCCCGCATTCTCAACCGTAAGGAAGGAACGGTGAAAATCTGGATCTTTCGGTGTACGGAAGAGCTGCGGAAAATTCTGATTGCAAAAGGCATTCAGTGGATATACTAA
- a CDS encoding CvpA family protein — protein MTKLDIGILILVGLAGVSCCRAGFTRSVWGVFVIGLGFFIACQFWSQLALFLQKFVKDPTWAKWLSIVVIVLATSILVDSLFERIQRILEKGVLGWVNRLLGLGFGIASGGLVIAAALILLNTYSSEGFKKEIENSHLAPQLIDIGNNVWAVGKEHVQKQLDTE, from the coding sequence ATGACGAAACTCGATATCGGTATTCTCATTCTTGTTGGGTTGGCTGGCGTAAGTTGCTGCCGTGCTGGTTTCACCCGAAGTGTATGGGGTGTGTTCGTTATCGGTCTGGGTTTCTTCATCGCCTGTCAATTTTGGAGCCAACTCGCGTTGTTTCTCCAAAAGTTCGTGAAGGATCCCACTTGGGCAAAATGGCTAAGCATTGTTGTTATTGTACTCGCCACTTCTATTCTTGTTGACTCACTCTTTGAGCGTATCCAGCGGATTCTTGAAAAGGGAGTTCTGGGCTGGGTAAACCGTTTACTCGGACTCGGCTTCGGCATTGCTTCAGGTGGACTCGTTATTGCCGCTGCACTTATCCTATTGAACACATACAGCAGCGAAGGCTTTAAAAAAGAGATTGAAAATTCTCATCTTGCCCCACAACTCATAGACATCGGTAATAACGTTTGGGCAGTTGGCAAAGAACATGTGCAAAAGCAACTGGATACCGAATGA
- a CDS encoding tetratricopeptide repeat protein yields the protein MKFLRQIADFQKLGLKSMRYYAFITAILFIAVQTACVTGGGGLRNAEKLAESKDYHGALEAYQSIANTEPGTPEARQAQLAIGKLSIGQMNQPAEGIKAYEAVIATAPESDEAAEAYYELGMHYFREKDFKASITQFDAVVNNFPQLELSQNAHLMLAKSYEEAKNYEQAAEAFDSFANRNPRSERAAIAIANKGRIQQQFLKDEEETKRTNQLLVKRYGKVEGAEETVEKAKEILRELNATIPEPDNPEATQYGREIAQQEAQRAARRERDRPRGEVGRSRAMGNPNAQIADSGFGISAGEVMRNFGGQGGIAGDEQGSYYDAELMIANFFYGDEHYRDAGALYFDAIARAEAAGEKIDPYNYLKLSICYRKVGMHQRAKQVLKKAASRDGGVIEAVINTGRNHYTSESYEKALETYNSVIGMARGRDSEIYWLISLTHKKLGEPEKEREALERAVAVNPQNADALQSLAEVLHYRLKDRKTAGIFQDLVDEKGDTYIGSKTLGDLTYKYGNYVQARAKYRAAARTAKRLLNQSENDAEKRELRNQIIYATILAARATYQLNKLEDAQKMIDELAVEYPDHALIPYGKGELALLKGDGETAIAEFQASIEKNPLSDIPVLALGNYYVSQGFNDDAIALWEGYLEKNQYNQNVRRSLTKLKGEGENTENGEN from the coding sequence GTGAAATTCCTACGACAGATTGCAGATTTCCAAAAACTCGGTCTTAAGAGCATGAGGTATTACGCGTTTATTACAGCCATTTTATTCATAGCAGTGCAAACTGCTTGTGTGACCGGCGGTGGTGGATTGCGCAATGCGGAAAAACTCGCTGAAAGCAAAGACTACCACGGTGCGCTCGAGGCTTATCAAAGCATTGCGAATACCGAACCGGGGACACCGGAAGCCCGTCAAGCACAACTCGCCATAGGTAAACTCTCTATTGGTCAGATGAACCAACCCGCAGAGGGTATCAAAGCCTATGAAGCCGTCATAGCCACCGCACCAGAAAGCGACGAGGCAGCCGAAGCATACTATGAACTCGGCATGCACTATTTTAGGGAAAAGGATTTTAAAGCCTCAATAACACAATTCGACGCAGTCGTCAATAACTTTCCGCAGCTGGAACTGAGTCAAAACGCGCATCTGATGTTGGCGAAAAGTTACGAGGAAGCGAAAAACTATGAACAAGCAGCAGAGGCTTTCGATAGTTTTGCGAACCGTAATCCGAGAAGTGAGCGCGCAGCGATAGCCATTGCGAACAAAGGACGAATCCAGCAACAGTTCCTCAAAGATGAAGAGGAAACGAAACGTACGAATCAATTGCTCGTTAAGAGGTATGGAAAGGTTGAAGGTGCTGAAGAAACCGTTGAAAAGGCAAAAGAGATCTTGAGAGAACTCAATGCCACCATTCCAGAACCGGACAATCCAGAGGCAACACAGTACGGCAGAGAAATAGCACAACAAGAAGCACAGCGGGCGGCCAGACGTGAACGTGACCGACCCCGCGGCGAGGTTGGGAGAAGTCGTGCGATGGGTAATCCGAATGCCCAAATCGCAGATTCCGGATTCGGGATTAGTGCCGGAGAAGTCATGCGGAATTTCGGTGGACAGGGCGGCATCGCAGGCGATGAACAAGGAAGTTACTACGACGCGGAGCTTATGATCGCCAATTTCTTTTATGGGGACGAACACTACCGTGACGCAGGTGCGTTATACTTCGACGCAATTGCGCGGGCAGAAGCCGCGGGAGAGAAGATTGACCCATACAACTATCTCAAACTCTCAATTTGCTACCGAAAAGTTGGGATGCATCAACGTGCGAAACAGGTCTTGAAAAAAGCTGCAAGTCGAGATGGTGGGGTCATTGAAGCGGTCATCAACACCGGACGGAACCATTACACCTCGGAATCATACGAGAAAGCGTTAGAAACCTACAATTCTGTCATTGGAATGGCTCGAGGCAGAGATTCCGAGATTTACTGGCTAATCTCGCTTACCCATAAAAAGTTAGGTGAACCAGAGAAGGAACGAGAGGCTCTTGAGCGCGCTGTTGCGGTAAATCCGCAGAATGCAGATGCGCTACAAAGCCTTGCTGAAGTCCTCCATTACCGGTTGAAGGACCGGAAAACCGCTGGCATCTTCCAAGACCTCGTTGATGAGAAAGGTGATACATATATCGGCTCCAAAACACTTGGTGACCTTACCTACAAGTACGGGAATTATGTGCAAGCCCGCGCCAAGTATAGAGCCGCCGCTCGAACAGCGAAACGGCTGCTCAATCAGTCAGAAAACGATGCAGAAAAGCGAGAACTTCGCAATCAGATAATTTATGCAACTATTCTCGCCGCACGGGCGACCTATCAGCTGAACAAACTGGAAGATGCCCAGAAAATGATTGACGAATTGGCGGTGGAATATCCTGACCACGCTCTGATCCCTTACGGCAAAGGCGAACTCGCGCTTCTCAAGGGTGATGGAGAAACCGCTATTGCAGAATTCCAAGCGTCGATTGAGAAAAACCCACTCTCTGACATTCCAGTGTTAGCTCTTGGAAATTACTATGTTTCACAAGGCTTTAATGATGATGCCATAGCCCTTTGGGAAGGTTATTTGGAAAAAAACCAATATAACCAGAACGTTCGACGTAGCCTTACAAAGTTGAAGGGTGAGGGCGAAAACACCGAAAACGGCGAAAATTAA
- the prmC gene encoding peptide chain release factor N(5)-glutamine methyltransferase: protein MSNKIWRVVDLLDWTVGYFQQHGIPNPRLDAEVLLGHLLEKTRLQLYLHFEMPVFQEHLTPFRELIKKRIAHTPVSYLTNRKEFMSLDFYVDERVLIPRPETEQLVETILTTKTETPQRLLELGTGSGVIATSLALQQPEWEIVATDISEPALTVAQKNAETHACTEQIKFLSGDLFEPIEAINTNGNTRFDWIVCNPPYVKNTERDTLSPDVRDYEPEIALFAGDDGLVVIRRLIAEAPKHLAPGGKLTFEIGETQADSVRALIDAESTYCTYELFKDYAEKERIVLASVP, encoded by the coding sequence ATGTCGAATAAAATCTGGCGCGTGGTGGACCTACTCGATTGGACGGTGGGGTACTTTCAACAACACGGCATTCCAAATCCGAGATTAGATGCCGAAGTCCTGCTCGGGCATCTGTTAGAAAAAACCCGTCTGCAGCTCTATCTCCACTTTGAAATGCCGGTCTTCCAAGAACATCTCACGCCGTTTCGGGAACTGATAAAAAAGAGAATCGCACACACACCCGTTAGCTACCTAACAAATCGAAAAGAGTTCATGTCTTTGGACTTCTACGTAGATGAACGGGTCCTCATTCCACGACCGGAAACGGAACAACTCGTTGAAACCATTCTCACAACAAAGACGGAGACCCCTCAGCGTTTACTTGAACTTGGTACAGGCAGTGGTGTCATCGCTACAAGTCTTGCGTTGCAACAACCGGAATGGGAAATCGTGGCAACAGACATCTCTGAACCTGCCCTCACAGTCGCTCAGAAGAACGCTGAAACACACGCGTGTACAGAGCAAATCAAGTTCCTATCTGGTGACCTATTTGAACCGATAGAAGCAATAAACACAAACGGAAACACGCGTTTCGATTGGATCGTCTGTAATCCCCCTTATGTGAAAAATACAGAACGGGACACCCTGAGTCCGGATGTCCGAGACTACGAACCGGAGATTGCCCTCTTTGCGGGTGATGACGGACTGGTTGTCATTCGTCGATTGATCGCTGAGGCACCCAAACACCTCGCACCCGGTGGAAAACTCACCTTCGAAATTGGTGAAACACAAGCCGACAGTGTTCGAGCTCTTATCGATGCTGAATCTACCTATTGCACATACGAACTGTTCAAAGACTATGCCGAGAAGGAACGAATTGTTCTTGCAAGTGTGCCATAA